The following are encoded in a window of bacterium SCSIO 12643 genomic DNA:
- a CDS encoding S9 family peptidase, translated as MNKQFKFSLIAGLMLLSGSSVYAQKQRMTPELLWKLGRVSGETLSEDGSKLYFGITKYDTDENKGNRDLYMMPTEGGKVQQITDMEGSEYGLQIRPDGKKIGFIHKGQWWEADLDGNNAKQITEIEGGISHLKYSPDGKKVAYTAEVKVDPSLVDLYPNLPKADARIIDDLMYRHWDHWEDGLKSHVFVADYSNGSITNAVDIMKGEPYDCPQQPFGGSEDFTWNPDGSTIAYVCKKEVGVKAAESTNTDIYLYNLSSKETTNFTKGRLGYDTHPTFSADGTSLAWLSMETPGYESDKQVLYNFTLDGSKKVRYGGQWDHTISNYTWSNDGTKFYINAGIDATYQLFVTDVWPDTDADNLMTQITSGIHNIGGIIGEYKDKLIAPKTDMNHAAEIYSFGINNGKGKKITSVNDEVYNNVDMSRVEKRWMETTDGKQMLTWIIYPPNFDKNKQYPSLLYCQGGPQSAVSQFYSFRWNFQLMAANDYIIIAPNRRGLPTFGTEWNRAISQDWGGQPMKDYMRAVEAMRDEPFIDPDRIGAVGASYGGYSVYMLAGIHENMFCSFISHCGLFNLESWYGVTEELFFANFDIGGPYWNRASKPKSYDLFSPHKFVSNWNTPIMVIHGGNDFRVPINQGMEAFQAAKIKGLKTRFLYYPNEGHWVLQPQNGLLWHSEFFKWLDQTVKNRQ; from the coding sequence ATGAATAAACAATTCAAATTCTCCTTAATAGCAGGTCTAATGTTATTATCGGGCAGTTCTGTTTATGCGCAAAAACAGAGAATGACACCTGAGCTTTTATGGAAGCTGGGTAGAGTAAGCGGAGAAACACTGAGTGAAGACGGATCAAAACTTTATTTTGGAATCACCAAATACGATACCGATGAAAATAAAGGAAATCGTGATCTATACATGATGCCAACAGAAGGTGGTAAAGTCCAACAGATCACTGATATGGAAGGAAGTGAATATGGATTACAAATCAGACCAGATGGAAAAAAAATTGGCTTTATTCATAAAGGTCAATGGTGGGAAGCTGATTTAGATGGAAACAATGCCAAACAAATCACAGAAATTGAAGGTGGTATATCTCACTTAAAATATTCCCCCGATGGAAAAAAAGTAGCTTATACTGCTGAGGTTAAAGTTGATCCATCTCTTGTAGATTTATACCCTAATCTTCCAAAAGCAGATGCCAGAATCATTGACGATCTTATGTATCGCCATTGGGACCATTGGGAAGATGGATTAAAATCTCATGTTTTTGTTGCAGACTATTCTAATGGTTCCATCACCAATGCTGTTGATATCATGAAAGGTGAGCCTTACGACTGTCCGCAACAACCTTTTGGTGGAAGCGAAGATTTTACATGGAATCCAGACGGTTCAACCATTGCGTATGTGTGTAAAAAAGAAGTTGGGGTTAAAGCCGCTGAAAGTACCAATACAGATATCTATCTCTATAATCTTTCATCAAAAGAAACAACCAATTTCACCAAAGGTAGATTAGGATATGATACGCACCCAACTTTTAGTGCTGATGGTACCAGCTTAGCATGGTTAAGTATGGAAACACCAGGTTATGAATCTGATAAACAAGTACTTTACAACTTTACATTGGATGGTAGCAAAAAAGTACGCTATGGTGGTCAATGGGATCATACAATTAGCAATTACACCTGGAGTAATGACGGAACGAAATTCTACATTAATGCTGGTATTGATGCCACATATCAATTATTTGTAACTGACGTTTGGCCAGATACAGATGCAGATAATTTGATGACTCAAATCACATCTGGAATTCATAACATTGGTGGAATTATTGGAGAATATAAGGATAAACTTATCGCTCCTAAAACAGACATGAACCATGCTGCGGAAATCTATTCATTTGGAATCAATAACGGTAAAGGCAAAAAAATCACCTCTGTAAATGATGAGGTATACAATAATGTGGACATGAGTAGAGTGGAAAAAAGATGGATGGAAACTACTGATGGTAAGCAAATGCTAACCTGGATTATTTACCCACCAAACTTTGATAAAAACAAACAATATCCTTCTCTACTTTATTGCCAGGGAGGTCCTCAGTCTGCAGTATCTCAATTCTATTCGTTTAGATGGAATTTCCAATTAATGGCTGCAAATGATTATATCATTATTGCCCCAAATAGACGAGGCTTACCAACATTCGGAACAGAATGGAATAGAGCTATTTCTCAAGATTGGGGAGGACAACCTATGAAAGATTATATGCGTGCTGTTGAAGCTATGAGAGATGAGCCTTTTATCGATCCAGATAGAATTGGAGCAGTTGGTGCAAGTTATGGAGGTTATTCTGTATATATGTTAGCAGGTATTCATGAAAACATGTTCTGTAGTTTCATCTCACACTGTGGATTATTTAATCTTGAAAGTTGGTATGGTGTAACAGAAGAATTGTTTTTCGCTAATTTCGACATTGGCGGACCTTACTGGAATAGAGCTTCAAAACCAAAATCTTACGATTTATTTTCTCCTCATAAATTCGTGAGCAACTGGAATACACCAATTATGGTGATCCATGGAGGAAATGATTTTAGAGTTCCGATCAATCAGGGAATGGAAGCATTTCAGGCTGCGAAAATTAAAGGTTTAAAAACGAGATTTTTGTATTACCCAAATGAAGGACACTGGGTATTACAACCACAAAATGGTTTACTGTGGCACAGTGAGTTTTTTAAATGGTTAGATCAAACTGTTAAAAACAGACAATAG
- a CDS encoding LysR family transcriptional regulator — MTLTQIEYVLAIAEYGSFVEAAKKRYVTQPALTTQVKNLEEELGVMIFDRTKKPIIPTTIGEQIIEQAKEVVNQSRKLHDLVGEYQKVEKGDLSIGIIPTISPYLVPLFINNFSENNEEVNISVKEEITEEIIHKLKNGQLDVGIIATPIETTGILNVPLYYEKFYGYVSRSNVDYHKPSINISELDVNDIWLLKEGNCFRDQVMNICNQSKKQLFRENFRFESHSIESLKRIVEVKNGMTLIPELSLPTISSKNMDMVKPISGDTPVREVSLVVTRQFLKRRIIDRLQYAIQDSIPKEMISAKGLNVVETDVKV; from the coding sequence ATGACTTTAACACAGATAGAATACGTTTTAGCGATAGCCGAATATGGTTCTTTCGTAGAAGCGGCAAAAAAAAGATATGTAACGCAACCAGCTTTGACAACACAGGTTAAGAACCTGGAAGAGGAGCTGGGAGTAATGATTTTTGATCGTACAAAAAAGCCTATAATACCAACTACGATTGGTGAGCAAATCATAGAACAGGCTAAGGAAGTGGTGAATCAATCAAGGAAATTGCATGATTTGGTAGGAGAGTACCAAAAGGTGGAGAAGGGTGATTTGTCTATAGGTATTATTCCAACCATTTCTCCGTATTTGGTTCCACTTTTCATCAATAACTTCAGTGAGAATAATGAAGAGGTTAATATTTCTGTAAAGGAGGAGATCACGGAAGAAATTATTCATAAACTGAAAAATGGTCAATTGGATGTAGGAATTATTGCTACACCTATTGAGACTACTGGAATTTTAAATGTGCCTTTATATTATGAGAAGTTCTATGGGTATGTTTCACGGTCAAATGTGGATTATCATAAACCGAGTATCAATATTTCGGAATTGGATGTGAATGATATTTGGCTATTGAAAGAAGGAAATTGTTTCAGAGATCAAGTGATGAATATATGTAATCAATCTAAAAAGCAATTGTTTAGAGAGAATTTTAGATTCGAAAGCCACTCCATTGAATCTCTAAAGAGAATTGTAGAAGTTAAAAACGGAATGACTCTAATTCCGGAATTAAGTCTACCTACAATTTCTTCAAAAAATATGGACATGGTGAAGCCAATTTCTGGAGATACTCCTGTAAGAGAAGTGAGTTTAGTAGTGACCCGTCAGTTTCTAAAGAGAAGAATTATTGACCGTTTACAATACGCCATTCAAGACAGTATTCCAAAGGAAATGATCAGCGCAAAAGGTTTAAATGTGGTAGAAACAGATGTGAAAGTTTAA
- a CDS encoding DMT family transporter, which translates to MLISSFSFSLMQVCVKLLEGFPVTELILFRSIISLVLSLFVVWRVGISPFGNNRKLLILRGVFGVTALSMFFYTLQNLPIATAITIQYLSPIFTSLFAIWILKEPMKHKQWFFFAVSFLGIIVMKGLNTDIEFKYVLIGVLSAVFSGLAYNMIRKVKGTDHPVIVVMYFPLIAIPVMSVFSLNYWKTPVGIEWFILLAMGVFTQIAQVFMTRAWQTEEANKVASLKYAGIVFALFFDFTLFDIIPVWSTILGIMLVLLGVILNVRYKNT; encoded by the coding sequence ATGTTGATTTCTTCATTTTCGTTTTCGTTAATGCAAGTATGTGTCAAATTACTGGAAGGATTTCCTGTAACAGAATTGATTCTTTTTAGAAGTATTATTTCACTGGTTTTAAGTTTGTTTGTGGTTTGGAGAGTAGGTATTTCACCATTTGGAAATAATAGAAAACTTTTAATTTTAAGAGGTGTTTTTGGAGTAACTGCATTGTCCATGTTTTTTTATACACTCCAAAATCTTCCGATTGCTACAGCGATAACAATTCAATATCTATCCCCCATTTTTACATCCTTATTTGCGATCTGGATTTTAAAAGAACCTATGAAACATAAGCAGTGGTTCTTTTTCGCAGTTTCCTTTTTAGGAATTATCGTTATGAAAGGACTGAATACAGATATTGAATTCAAGTATGTTTTAATTGGTGTATTATCCGCAGTGTTTTCGGGTTTAGCGTATAATATGATACGTAAAGTGAAAGGAACCGACCACCCGGTAATTGTGGTGATGTATTTTCCATTAATCGCAATACCGGTGATGTCTGTATTTTCTTTGAATTACTGGAAAACACCAGTCGGAATAGAGTGGTTTATATTGTTAGCTATGGGTGTATTTACACAAATTGCTCAAGTATTTATGACCAGGGCCTGGCAAACAGAAGAAGCAAATAAAGTAGCTAGTTTGAAATATGCAGGAATTGTATTCGCGCTTTTCTTTGATTTTACACTTTTTGACATTATCCCGGTATGGAGTACAATCCTTGGGATTATGCTAGTTTTATTGGGTGTGATACTTAATGTTCGGTATAAAAACACATAA
- a CDS encoding NAD(P)H-dependent glycerol-3-phosphate dehydrogenase, with amino-acid sequence MTTLESIKVGVLGSGSWASAIVKMLCENLDSINWWVRNEKSAEHIMEYGHNPKYLTSVNFKTEKLNIYTDIDEVISNSDIIVLAIPSAFVVNAFEKYSINLDGKKLVTAVKGIIPEQNRIPVRFFHKEYGVDYSDMCMISGPCHAEEVALERLSYLTIAGQDETFNQQIADILACRYIKTTISDDLFGTELSAILKNIYSIASGIYAGIGYGDNFQAVLISNAIQEVERLIDAINPIHRDVLTSAYLGDLLVTAYSQFSRNRNFGFMIGKGYSVKTAQIEMDMVAEGYYAAKSLMEINKKFQVEIPIVEAVYNVLYHKISPIIEMKILAEKFS; translated from the coding sequence ATAACAACATTGGAAAGCATAAAAGTTGGCGTTTTAGGAAGTGGTAGTTGGGCTTCTGCTATTGTTAAAATGTTATGTGAAAACTTGGATTCCATTAATTGGTGGGTTCGAAACGAGAAATCAGCTGAACATATCATGGAGTATGGACACAACCCCAAGTACCTGACTTCAGTTAACTTTAAAACTGAAAAACTCAATATATACACAGATATTGATGAGGTTATTTCTAATTCCGATATTATAGTTTTAGCTATTCCTTCCGCATTTGTTGTTAACGCTTTTGAAAAATACTCTATCAACTTAGATGGAAAAAAACTAGTTACTGCAGTAAAGGGTATAATCCCAGAACAAAACAGAATTCCTGTACGTTTTTTCCATAAAGAGTATGGTGTAGATTATTCTGATATGTGTATGATTTCTGGGCCTTGTCATGCAGAAGAAGTTGCTCTGGAAAGATTAAGTTACCTAACTATTGCTGGCCAGGACGAAACATTTAATCAACAGATCGCAGATATTTTAGCTTGCAGATATATCAAAACGACCATATCTGATGATTTATTTGGAACTGAACTATCTGCTATTTTAAAAAATATTTACTCTATTGCCAGTGGCATTTATGCAGGTATTGGATATGGAGACAACTTCCAGGCTGTTTTAATTTCTAATGCGATTCAAGAAGTTGAAAGACTTATTGATGCGATCAATCCAATTCACCGTGATGTTTTAACATCAGCATATTTAGGCGATCTACTAGTTACGGCATATTCTCAATTTTCGAGAAATCGAAATTTCGGTTTTATGATCGGAAAGGGATATTCTGTAAAAACCGCACAAATCGAAATGGATATGGTGGCCGAAGGATACTACGCAGCAAAAAGTTTAATGGAAATCAACAAAAAATTTCAAGTAGAGATTCCGATTGTTGAAGCTGTATATAACGTACTATATCATAAAATTTCTCCAATTATTGAGATGAAGATTTTAGCAGAAAAATTCAGCTAA